One window of Halopelagius longus genomic DNA carries:
- a CDS encoding V-type ATP synthase subunit F, producing MSQEIAVIGSSDFTTGFRLAGVRKFENVPEEQKNEQLDEAVEETLSDDDVGIIVMHDDDMEHLSRQVRRSIESSIEPTLVTLGGGAGAGGLRDQIKRAIGIDLMEEDED from the coding sequence ATGAGTCAGGAGATAGCCGTCATCGGTAGTTCGGACTTCACCACCGGCTTCCGCCTCGCGGGAGTCCGGAAGTTCGAGAACGTCCCGGAAGAACAGAAGAACGAACAACTCGACGAGGCCGTAGAGGAGACGCTCTCGGACGACGACGTCGGCATCATCGTGATGCACGACGACGACATGGAGCATCTCTCGCGTCAGGTCCGCCGCTCGATCGAATCCAGCATCGAACCGACGCTGGTGACGCTCGGCGGCGGTGCCGGCGCGGGCGGCCTCCGCGACCAGATCAAACGCGCCATCGGTATCGACCTGATGGAGGAGGACGAAGACTAA